In Afipia carboxidovorans OM5, the sequence CGCCCGAGTTGCTCGAAACAGCGTGGAAGCGGATGAAGGAAAAAGGTCATGCGCATATTCCAGTCGTCGATGATGATAATCGTCCGCTCGGCACCCTCAATGCTCGCGATGCACTGCAGGCCTTGTTGAAGGAAACGGAATACGAGGAAGATTTGCTGCGCGACTATGTGATGGGTATTGGTTATCGCTGACAGCGGGCCCTTGAAGGGTTGATTTTGTCAGGCAACTGCGATCCGGAATCACTCGATTGCGTGCGGCGGTGGTCCGAGCTGGATACTCCCGAAAGCGGGGTTTTTGTTGTTTAAGATCAAAGAATGTTTTGTCGATCGAATGTAGCCTGTTTTTGGAAAGGTTGGATTGGCTTCTAGTAGGTCCGTCAACTTCTCCCCTTAGCTGGTTGAGTGCCAGCACAACCTTAGCTCGCCCTCGTTTCTCGATGGCGAGCTTTCTTTTGCGCTCTTCTTCATCAGCGAGGCGGTTACGCCGCAGATGTTGAGGAGGTCTATGTCGTGGGAGCTCGCATGGTGTCGCAGCACGGTCATCTTCATGTCGCCGTGCAGAGACCGATTTAGACGAAGCAGCCCGCGCAATTAACGACTGCAGGGATCAACGTAATTTTGGATTGTGCTGTCTCTCAGCCGATTGATTTTATTTGGATATTGGCTTTTTTGTCAGTTCACTCTCAACATCAATAATCATTACTTTTGTCAGTCGGTATAAGGCGTTGTTTCGCCGTCGACAGCGTGCGCCGGTCTGAACCTGTGCGCCACCGCAAACACCTCTGCACTTGCCAGCCTCTCGCTTTGTGCAAAGATGGAACCGGACGGCCAGTACCGATCATACGTTGTTCGATGAACAATCGTTAGGGGAGGCTGCTTTGAACGATTCGCTGCATCCGCTCGCGCCGCATCATTTGCCATCGTTCATCACCCCTCCCGGCAATACCGACATCCTGATGGTCGTCGTCGGCATCATCCTGCTTCTCGCCATTCTGTTTGTCGGCAACATCTATCTGCAGATCCACTCCTTGCCGGAGCGGATGGCGCACAAATCGCAGAAGCTGCAGTTCGAGATCGTAGCCGTACTCTGCCTGCTCGCCCTCTTTACGCACAATCACTTGTTCTGGGTGGCTGGATTACTTCTTGCTCTGATCGATCTTCCCGATTTCACTACGCCGCTGCACAGCATCGCAGCTTCCGTTCAGAAAATAGCCGGCATTCCTCCCGACCCGGATCCGCCAGAGCCGCCTGAAATGTCTCGAGCGGCTGCGAGCCTGCCAAATGAAAAGGAAGATTCAAACGACGAAGTGAGGGAGCAGGGCCATGCTTGAGCTCATCCTCTGTTCACTCCTGACAGTGTTTCCCGACTATCTTTATCGTCGCTACGCGCAAGGCAAGCGCATTGGCCGAGAGATTACGCTCTTCTCAGTCTGGTACGAATTAAGATGGGGCATCGTCTCATGCCTCATGCTGACAGTCGCTCTGATCACAATCATCTTCTATTTTCATCCCTCCACGACCAGTGCGACGTTGTATTTCAGAACTGTTCCGATCGTGCCGGAGACGATCGGACGTGTATCGCAGGTTCACGCCGATTTCAGCGCTCCCGTTAAAAAAGGGGAGGTGATATTCAAGCTGGATAGCGCAAAGCAGGAGGCCGCACTTGCATCTGCCCGCCGCAAAGTCGCGGAAATCGATGCTGCCATGGTTGCGGCACAGGCAGACATTCTGAAAGCGGATGCGCAGATCCAGGAAGCCAAAAGTGCATACCGGCAGGCGGTCGAGGAGTTGGATGTCAAACGCGATTTGCAGAGGCGCAATCCCGGCATCGTCCCGCAGCGCGATATTGAAAAGCTGGACGTTGTCGTTTCCGGCCGTCAAGCCGCCGTCGATGCGGCAACCGCCGCCCACCAATCCATCATGGCTCGCGTGACGGCCCTGCTGCCCGCGGAGAAAGCCAGTGCAGAGGCTGCGCTCGCTCAAGCACAGGTGGATATGGACAAGACATTCATTCGCGCCGGCGTTGATGGTCGTGTTGAACAATTCCTGTTGCGGCCGGGCGATGTCGTTAATCCCATGATGCGCTCGGCTGGTGTCCTTATTCCGGAAGGCGCAGGACGGCAGAGGCTTGCGGCAGGGTTCGGACAGATCGAAGCGCAGGTCATGAAGGTCGGAATGGTGGCTGAGGCGACATGCATCTCAAAGCCATGGACCGTTATTCCGATGGTTATCACGAGCGTGCAGGATTACATCGCAGCGGGCCAATTCCGGGGCGGTGAGCAACTTATCGACGCCCAGCAAGCTTTGGCGCCTGGCTCTATTCTTGTCATTATGGAGCCGATTTATAAAGGTGGCCTTGACGGCGTTACTCCAGGCAGCCGTTGCATCGCCAATGCCTATACCAGCAATCATGATCGGATCGCCGCGAAGGAAACCGGTTTTCTGAAGGGTCTCTGGCTGCATGCTGTCGATGCTGTCGGGATCGTGCATGCGATGCTGCTGCGTATTCAGGCTCTGCTATTGCCGGTCAAGACACTGGTGCTGAGCGGCCATTGAATTCCGCTAGTGCTGACGTGACGACGCCCAATGCGTTCTGTCGTTTGGCACCGATTTTGCCTGTAGCGATGGGTGTTTAATGCGGAACCAGTTGTCTCATGAGCCGTCACGCCCTTCGTATCCTGATCGTTGATAAAAACCAGGTTCGCGCAGCGATCATTGAAGAAGGTTTGCGCGAGGCGGGACATGGTGGCGTGACCATCATCCACGACATGACGGGCATAGCGCAGCGCATTGCTGAGATCGAACCGGATGCCATTGTAATCGACCTCGAAAACCCCAACCGCGACATGCTTGAAAGCATGTTTCAGCTAAGCCGCTCCGTGAAGCGGCCGATTGCTATGTTCGTGGACTGCTCCGATAGCGCCTCCATCGAGGCGGCCGTCGAAGCGGGCGTTTCGGCTTACGTCGTTGATGGGCTGCACAAGCACCGCGTGAAGCCAGTTCTTGATATGGCAATCAGCCGCTTCAATGCGGTCTCGCGGATGGCACGGGAGCTGGAGGAAGTGCGAACCGAACTGGAGAACCGCAAGTTCGTGGAACGCGCGAAAGGCATCTTGATGAAGTCGCGTAGCCTTTCGGAGGAGGGCGCATATGCGCTCCTGCGCAGGACCGCGATGAATCAGAACCGCAAGATCTCAGAAGTTGCCGAGAGCTTGGTCATGGCCGCCGGTCTGCTTGGTCCGGAAAACACATAGCTCCCGACCCTATCGGCTCGACGCCTGCTTCATTTGACGGCGCATAATTATGCAGCGCACAAATCTTGGGCAGCATCAACTTCAATTTCGATCATGATCGGTTATGTGCCCACGCCGCATGGCGACGCTTGGGCCGTTAAGTCGCTGGCATATTTAATAAATCAGCACATCGCCAAAACTGGCACATCTCCTGCTTAACAAGTGCTGCAAGCCCAAAGCTGGGTGAGAAATTTCGCGTCCAACGTCGGGCGCTTCCAGGCAAGGCCGCCGCTCGGGCTCGATCGCGATCCGGATATCCGGGTGCGTAGAGGTTGATCGGCGGCCTTTTGTTTTCAATCCAGCACCGCTTCCGCGTGGTGCTGATGGAGTGAGAGATGACGGAAGCTGCTAACCCCGCACACATGCGCGATCGCTCGGCGACACGAGCACTGTCGATGTCGACGATCGCTTTCACCGTGTGTTTTGCCGTGTGGACGATCTTTTCGATCATCGGCGTTCGCATCAAGGACGAACTCGGTCTGAGTGATACGCAATTTGGCCTTCTGGTGGGGATGC encodes:
- a CDS encoding ANTAR domain-containing response regulator encodes the protein MSRHALRILIVDKNQVRAAIIEEGLREAGHGGVTIIHDMTGIAQRIAEIEPDAIVIDLENPNRDMLESMFQLSRSVKRPIAMFVDCSDSASIEAAVEAGVSAYVVDGLHKHRVKPVLDMAISRFNAVSRMARELEEVRTELENRKFVERAKGILMKSRSLSEEGAYALLRRTAMNQNRKISEVAESLVMAAGLLGPENT
- a CDS encoding HlyD family secretion protein produces the protein MLELILCSLLTVFPDYLYRRYAQGKRIGREITLFSVWYELRWGIVSCLMLTVALITIIFYFHPSTTSATLYFRTVPIVPETIGRVSQVHADFSAPVKKGEVIFKLDSAKQEAALASARRKVAEIDAAMVAAQADILKADAQIQEAKSAYRQAVEELDVKRDLQRRNPGIVPQRDIEKLDVVVSGRQAAVDAATAAHQSIMARVTALLPAEKASAEAALAQAQVDMDKTFIRAGVDGRVEQFLLRPGDVVNPMMRSAGVLIPEGAGRQRLAAGFGQIEAQVMKVGMVAEATCISKPWTVIPMVITSVQDYIAAGQFRGGEQLIDAQQALAPGSILVIMEPIYKGGLDGVTPGSRCIANAYTSNHDRIAAKETGFLKGLWLHAVDAVGIVHAMLLRIQALLLPVKTLVLSGH